Proteins encoded by one window of Pseudonocardia alni:
- a CDS encoding maleylpyruvate isomerase N-terminal domain-containing protein, which translates to MRADDVENAVTTMVGALGAVPDDGWSAPAGPLDWSCRDTVVHVADDLFGYAAQVAIAPPDDYPPFEIVVPDAVGTAGLLQVAATGGAMLAAAVRTAPGGVRGWHPYGDADAAGFAAMGVTEVLVHTHDITRTTDPAWTLPAAPCRGVLARLWPDVDAGDDPAGALLHHTGRASWRGVPAPARWRWHGAPR; encoded by the coding sequence ATGCGCGCGGACGACGTCGAGAACGCGGTGACGACGATGGTCGGAGCCCTGGGGGCGGTACCCGACGACGGCTGGTCCGCCCCGGCCGGACCGCTGGACTGGTCGTGCCGCGACACCGTGGTGCACGTCGCGGACGACCTGTTCGGCTACGCCGCCCAGGTGGCGATCGCCCCGCCCGACGACTATCCGCCGTTCGAGATCGTGGTGCCCGACGCCGTCGGCACCGCCGGGCTGTTGCAGGTCGCCGCGACCGGCGGGGCGATGCTCGCCGCCGCCGTCCGGACCGCACCCGGCGGGGTGCGCGGCTGGCACCCCTACGGCGACGCCGACGCCGCCGGGTTCGCCGCGATGGGCGTCACCGAGGTCCTGGTGCACACCCACGACATCACCCGGACCACCGACCCGGCGTGGACGCTGCCGGCGGCGCCGTGCCGGGGCGTACTCGCCCGGCTGTGGCCGGACGTCGACGCGGGCGACGACCCGGCCGGGGCGCTGCTGCACCACACCGGCCGGGCGTCGTGGCGTGGTGTGCCCGCGCCGGCCCGGTGGCGCTGGCACGGCGCGCCACGCTGA
- the gltB gene encoding glutamate synthase large subunit — MLADVTGKRSHAIVQKAIEALLRLEHRGARGAEYNTGDGAGILIQVPDAFYREVTDFDLPAEGAYATGIAMLPRDEDEAAAAIERIDALAAEEDLTVLGWREIPTDPDAADLGSIARDAMPGFRQLFVGGVELTGDAPENAPAGIELERRAFCFRKRVEHDTETYFPSLSPRTVIYKGMLAEPQVAAFYPDLNDERVTSALAIVHSRFSTNTFPAWPLAHPFRYVAHNGEINTLRGNRNWMAARESLLESANLPGDLSRLTPIVTPDASDSATFDEVLELLHLSGRSLPHAVLMMIPEAWEHNTEMDPARRAFYEYHSTLMEPWDGPALVAFTDGTQIGAVLDRNGLRPARYWVTEDGLVVLASEVGVLDVAPDKVVRKGRLEPGRMFLIDTERGKIVDDDEVKGALAAEQPYTDWLHAGLIRLDELPARTRETPTHETLNLRQQALGYTEEELNVLLRPMAVTGAEPIGSMGNDAPIAAIAERPRQLYDYFIQLFAQVTNPPLDAIREELVTSLFSQLGPEQNLLDATPAHCRTIVVPFPVLTNDDLAKIVHINDDGEFPGFASHVVRGTFTARDGGKGMLSRLAEIKQEVSRAIENGARLIVLSQRGVDAEHAPIPSLLLTGTVHHHLVRERSRTRVGLVVESADAREVHHIALLLGYGASAVNPYLAMATVEDLAERGDVPGVDGRTAAKNLVKALGKGVRKTMSKMGVSTVASYTGAQIFEAVGLGSEVIDSAFRGTASRIGGVGFDVLAEEVLSHHRRAYPADDVRASHRALPVGGEYQWRREGELHLFNPQTVFKLQHSTRAGRYEVFKEYTKAVDDQARKLMTLRGLFTFKDGQREPVSVDEVESIESIMTRFATGAISYGSISQEMHETLAIAMNRIGGRSNTGEGGEDPDRFTADPNGDSRRSAVKQAASGRFGVTSEYLVNADDIQIKIAQGAKPGEGGQLPGGKVYPWIATTRYSTPGVGLISPPPHHDIYSIEDIKQLIHDLKNANPRARIHVKLVSQVGVGTVAAGVSKAHSDVVLISGHDGGTGASPLSSIKHAGGPWELGLAETQQTLMANGLRDRITVQADGQLKTGRDVVIAALLGAEEYGFATAPLVVSGCIMMRVCHLDTCPVGVATQNPELRKKFNGKAEYVVNFMKFVAQEVREILAELGFRSLDEAIGRADVLDVDSAAQHWKSKHLDLSPIFRIADVPDDAPRKRTREQDHGLDKALDNTMIQLAEGALRNGDRVRLDLPVRNVNRTVGTMLGSELTRAHGGKGLPDDTIDITFTGAAGQSFGAFVPKGITLRLVGDTNDYFGKGLSGGRLTLRPDPSSPFAAEENVIAGNVIGYGATSGEMFIRGVVGERFCVRNSGAVAVVEGVGDHGCEYMTGGRVVVLGRTGRNFAAGMSGGVAYLLDIDKNRVNPEMVDLDPLSDEDRSIVHDLVERHHAETGSAVAHALLTDWDNAVERFGKVMPKDYKRVLLATENAEREGRDVNQAIMEAAHG; from the coding sequence ATGTTGGCCGACGTCACCGGCAAGCGCAGCCACGCCATCGTGCAGAAGGCCATCGAGGCCCTGCTGCGCCTGGAACACCGCGGTGCGCGTGGCGCCGAGTACAACACCGGTGACGGTGCCGGGATCCTGATCCAGGTCCCGGACGCGTTCTACCGCGAGGTCACCGACTTCGACCTGCCCGCGGAGGGCGCCTACGCCACCGGCATCGCGATGCTGCCGCGTGACGAGGACGAGGCCGCCGCGGCGATCGAGCGGATCGACGCGCTCGCCGCCGAGGAGGACCTCACGGTCCTCGGGTGGCGCGAGATCCCGACCGACCCCGACGCCGCGGACCTGGGCTCCATCGCCCGGGACGCGATGCCCGGCTTCCGCCAGCTGTTCGTCGGCGGCGTGGAGCTGACCGGGGACGCCCCGGAGAACGCGCCCGCCGGCATCGAGCTGGAGCGCCGCGCGTTCTGCTTCCGGAAGCGGGTCGAGCACGACACCGAGACCTACTTCCCGTCGCTGTCGCCGCGCACCGTCATCTACAAGGGCATGCTCGCCGAGCCGCAGGTCGCCGCGTTCTACCCGGACCTGAACGACGAGCGCGTGACCTCCGCGCTGGCGATCGTGCACTCGCGGTTCTCCACGAACACGTTCCCGGCGTGGCCGCTGGCGCACCCGTTCCGCTACGTGGCGCACAACGGTGAGATCAACACCCTGCGCGGCAACCGGAACTGGATGGCGGCCCGCGAGTCGCTGCTGGAGTCCGCGAACCTGCCCGGCGACCTGTCGCGGCTGACCCCGATCGTCACCCCGGACGCGTCGGACTCGGCCACCTTCGACGAGGTCCTGGAGCTGCTGCACCTGTCCGGGCGCAGCCTGCCGCACGCGGTGCTGATGATGATCCCGGAGGCCTGGGAGCACAACACCGAGATGGACCCCGCCCGGCGGGCGTTCTACGAGTACCACTCCACGCTGATGGAGCCGTGGGACGGACCGGCCCTGGTCGCGTTCACCGACGGCACCCAGATCGGTGCGGTCCTCGACCGCAACGGACTGCGCCCGGCCCGCTACTGGGTCACCGAGGACGGCCTGGTCGTGCTCGCCTCCGAGGTCGGCGTGCTGGACGTCGCGCCCGACAAGGTCGTCCGCAAGGGCCGCCTCGAGCCGGGCCGCATGTTCCTCATCGACACCGAGCGCGGCAAGATCGTCGACGACGACGAGGTCAAGGGCGCGCTGGCCGCCGAGCAGCCGTACACCGACTGGCTGCACGCCGGTCTGATCCGGCTCGACGAACTGCCCGCGCGTACCCGCGAGACCCCGACCCACGAGACGCTCAACCTGCGCCAGCAGGCCCTCGGCTACACCGAGGAAGAGCTCAACGTCCTGCTCCGCCCGATGGCGGTCACCGGGGCCGAGCCGATCGGCTCGATGGGCAACGACGCGCCGATCGCGGCCATCGCCGAGCGCCCGCGTCAGCTGTACGACTACTTCATCCAGCTCTTCGCCCAGGTCACCAACCCGCCGTTGGACGCGATCCGCGAGGAGCTCGTCACCTCGCTGTTCAGCCAGCTCGGCCCGGAGCAGAACCTCCTCGACGCGACGCCGGCGCACTGCCGCACGATCGTCGTGCCGTTCCCGGTGCTGACCAACGACGACCTGGCGAAGATCGTCCACATCAACGACGACGGGGAGTTCCCCGGCTTCGCCTCGCACGTCGTCCGCGGCACGTTCACCGCCCGCGACGGCGGCAAGGGCATGCTGTCGCGGCTGGCCGAGATCAAGCAGGAGGTGTCCCGCGCGATCGAGAACGGGGCCCGCCTGATCGTGCTGTCCCAGCGCGGGGTGGACGCCGAGCACGCGCCGATCCCGTCGCTGCTGCTCACCGGCACCGTGCACCACCACCTCGTCCGGGAACGCTCGCGCACCCGCGTCGGGCTGGTCGTGGAGTCCGCGGACGCCCGCGAGGTGCACCACATCGCGCTGCTGCTCGGCTACGGCGCCTCCGCGGTGAACCCGTACCTGGCGATGGCCACGGTCGAGGATCTCGCCGAGCGCGGCGACGTCCCGGGTGTCGACGGCCGGACCGCGGCGAAGAACCTGGTCAAGGCGCTCGGCAAGGGCGTCCGCAAGACCATGTCGAAGATGGGTGTCTCGACGGTCGCGTCCTACACCGGCGCGCAGATCTTCGAGGCCGTCGGCCTGGGCTCCGAGGTCATCGACTCGGCGTTCCGCGGCACCGCGTCGCGGATCGGCGGCGTCGGCTTCGACGTCCTGGCCGAGGAGGTCCTCTCCCACCACCGCCGCGCCTACCCTGCCGACGACGTCCGTGCCTCGCACCGGGCGCTGCCGGTCGGCGGCGAGTACCAGTGGCGTCGCGAGGGCGAACTGCACCTGTTCAACCCGCAGACCGTCTTCAAGCTGCAGCACTCCACGCGGGCCGGGCGCTACGAGGTCTTCAAGGAGTACACGAAGGCCGTCGACGACCAGGCGCGGAAGCTGATGACGCTGCGCGGCCTGTTCACGTTCAAGGACGGCCAGCGCGAGCCCGTGTCCGTCGACGAGGTCGAGTCGATCGAGTCGATCATGACCCGGTTCGCGACCGGTGCGATCTCCTACGGCTCCATCTCCCAGGAGATGCACGAGACCCTGGCGATCGCGATGAACCGCATCGGCGGCCGGTCCAACACCGGTGAGGGCGGCGAGGACCCGGACCGCTTCACCGCGGACCCGAACGGCGACTCGCGCCGCAGCGCGGTCAAGCAGGCGGCGTCCGGCCGGTTCGGCGTCACCAGCGAGTACCTGGTCAACGCCGACGACATCCAGATCAAGATCGCCCAGGGCGCCAAGCCCGGTGAGGGCGGCCAGCTGCCCGGCGGCAAGGTCTACCCGTGGATCGCGACCACCCGGTACTCGACGCCGGGCGTCGGCCTCATCTCGCCGCCGCCGCACCACGACATCTACTCGATCGAGGACATCAAGCAGCTCATCCACGACCTGAAGAACGCCAACCCGCGGGCCCGCATCCACGTGAAGCTGGTGTCCCAGGTCGGCGTCGGGACCGTGGCCGCCGGCGTGTCCAAGGCGCATTCCGACGTCGTGCTCATCTCGGGCCACGACGGCGGCACCGGTGCCTCGCCGCTGTCCTCGATCAAGCACGCGGGCGGTCCCTGGGAGCTCGGCCTGGCCGAGACCCAGCAGACGCTGATGGCCAACGGGCTGCGTGACCGGATCACGGTCCAGGCCGACGGCCAGCTCAAGACCGGGCGCGACGTCGTCATCGCGGCGCTGCTCGGCGCCGAGGAGTACGGCTTCGCCACCGCCCCGCTGGTGGTCTCGGGCTGCATCATGATGCGCGTCTGCCACCTGGACACCTGTCCGGTCGGCGTCGCGACGCAGAACCCGGAGCTGCGCAAGAAGTTCAACGGCAAGGCCGAGTACGTCGTGAACTTCATGAAGTTCGTGGCGCAGGAGGTCCGCGAGATCCTCGCCGAGCTGGGCTTCCGCTCGCTCGACGAGGCGATCGGCCGGGCCGACGTGCTCGACGTCGACTCCGCCGCCCAGCACTGGAAGTCCAAGCACCTGGACCTCTCGCCGATCTTCCGGATCGCCGACGTGCCGGACGACGCGCCGCGCAAGCGGACCCGCGAGCAGGACCACGGCCTGGACAAGGCGCTGGACAACACCATGATCCAGCTGGCCGAGGGCGCGCTGCGCAACGGCGACCGGGTCCGCCTGGACCTGCCGGTGCGCAACGTCAACCGCACGGTCGGCACCATGCTCGGGTCCGAGCTGACCCGGGCGCACGGTGGCAAGGGCCTGCCCGACGACACGATCGACATCACGTTCACCGGCGCGGCCGGGCAGAGCTTCGGTGCGTTCGTGCCCAAGGGCATCACGCTGCGGCTGGTCGGCGACACCAACGACTACTTCGGCAAGGGCCTGTCCGGTGGCCGGTTGACCCTGCGGCCGGACCCGTCGTCGCCGTTCGCCGCCGAGGAGAACGTCATCGCCGGCAACGTGATCGGCTACGGCGCGACCTCGGGCGAGATGTTCATCCGCGGTGTCGTCGGCGAGCGGTTCTGCGTCCGGAACTCGGGCGCGGTGGCCGTCGTCGAGGGCGTCGGCGACCACGGTTGCGAGTACATGACCGGTGGCCGGGTCGTCGTCCTCGGGCGGACCGGGCGCAACTTCGCGGCCGGGATGTCGGGGGGCGTGGCCTACCTGCTCGACATCGACAAGAACCGGGTCAACCCGGAGATGGTCGACCTCGACCCGCTCTCGGACGAGGACCGGTCGATCGTGCACGACCTCGTCGAGCGGCACCACGCCGAGACCGGCTCGGCGGTGGCGCACGCGCTGCTCACCGACTGGGACAACGCGGTCGAGCGGTTCGGCAAGGTCATGCCCAAGGACTACAAGCGCGTGCTGCTCGCGACGGAGAACGCCGAGCGCGAGGGCCGCGATGTCAACCAGGCGATCATGGAGGCTGCTCATGGGTGA
- a CDS encoding PIN domain-containing protein — MAHEDERIALLLDYENLAIGARDGLGVVPFDFGPVADALAERGRVVVRRAYADWSSFDEDRRLMARAQVELIEIPQRIGGSRKNAADIKLAVDAIELAYEREFITTFAIGTGDSDFTPLMHKLRELDKRVIGIGVQSSTSALLPPSCDEFLFYDRLPGVEPTQAPAPPRRRRGSPRPAPAPAAGPVATPAPVAVPEPEPVVPPDPFDVTFSDGRDDTATTGAEERDVAGLVVSTLVGLTRQADGPVLASRLKRAILRKDPTFDEADHGFRGFGELLRHLQDRGAVTLTTGAAQGDPEVALPDDPDADHDAFALLVDVVRGIAAAGDPPQLSGLKNQLRKRVPDFSEKRYGFGSFLSFAKAARARDLIAMEWSDDTGDYVLRPTS; from the coding sequence GTGGCCCACGAGGACGAACGCATCGCACTGCTGCTCGACTACGAGAACCTCGCGATCGGCGCCCGCGACGGGCTCGGGGTCGTCCCCTTCGACTTCGGCCCGGTGGCCGACGCGCTCGCCGAACGCGGGCGGGTGGTGGTCCGCCGCGCTTACGCCGACTGGTCCTCCTTCGACGAGGACCGCCGCCTGATGGCCCGCGCCCAGGTGGAGCTCATCGAGATCCCGCAGCGGATCGGCGGCTCCCGCAAGAACGCGGCGGACATCAAGCTCGCCGTCGACGCGATCGAGCTCGCCTACGAGCGGGAGTTCATCACCACCTTCGCCATCGGCACCGGCGACTCGGACTTCACCCCGCTCATGCACAAGCTGCGCGAGCTGGACAAGCGCGTGATCGGGATCGGGGTGCAGTCCTCGACCTCGGCGTTGCTGCCGCCCTCCTGCGACGAGTTCCTGTTCTACGACCGGCTCCCCGGTGTCGAGCCGACCCAGGCGCCCGCACCGCCGCGTCGTCGCCGGGGGAGTCCGCGCCCCGCCCCGGCCCCGGCCGCGGGACCGGTCGCGACCCCCGCCCCGGTCGCGGTCCCGGAGCCGGAGCCGGTCGTTCCGCCGGACCCGTTCGACGTCACGTTCTCCGACGGGCGCGACGACACCGCCACCACCGGGGCCGAGGAACGCGACGTCGCGGGCCTCGTCGTCAGCACCCTCGTCGGACTGACCCGCCAGGCCGACGGCCCGGTCCTGGCGTCGCGGCTCAAGCGCGCGATCCTGCGCAAGGACCCCACGTTCGACGAGGCCGACCACGGCTTCCGCGGTTTCGGCGAGCTGCTGCGCCATCTGCAGGACCGCGGTGCGGTCACGCTGACCACCGGTGCGGCGCAGGGTGACCCCGAGGTGGCGCTGCCCGACGACCCGGACGCCGACCACGACGCGTTCGCGCTGCTCGTCGACGTGGTGCGCGGGATCGCCGCGGCCGGGGACCCGCCGCAGCTGTCCGGGCTGAAGAACCAGCTCCGCAAGCGGGTCCCGGACTTCTCCGAGAAGCGCTACGGCTTCGGCAGTTTCCTGTCCTTCGCGAAGGCGGCCCGCGCCCGGGACCTCATCGCGATGGAGTGGAGCGACGACACCGGCGACTACGTGCTGCGTCCGACGTCCTGA
- a CDS encoding glutamate synthase subunit beta: MGDPKGFMTTPRQTPTRRPVDLRLMDWREVYEDFPAKTLESQAGRCMNCGIPFCHQGCPLGNLIPEWNDLVYRHDWREAIERLHATNNFPEFTGTLCPAPCEAACVLAINDDAVTIKQVEIEIIDKAWDEGWVTPQVPEVKTGKKVAVIGSGPAGLAAAQQLTRVGHEVVVFERADRIGGLLRYGIPEFKMEKARLDRRLEQMVAEGTHFRASVDVGTDVTVEQLRADFDAVVLAGGATAWRDLPAEGRDAEGVYQAMEFLPWANHVQQGDLDAPPISAEGKDVVIIGGGDTGADCLGTSHRQGARSVTQLEIMPTPPEQRTDNMPWPTYPTVYRVSSAHEEGGDRLFSVNTTEFVKDADGKLAGIRIVEVKRGDNGFEPVEGTEQELPAQLVLLAMGFVGPEKGALLNDLEVDLDERGNVARDDRYMSSADGVFVAGDMGRGQSLIVWAISEGRSAAAGVDEYLTGRTVLPRPIDPTDRQIA; this comes from the coding sequence ATGGGTGACCCCAAGGGCTTCATGACCACTCCCCGGCAGACGCCCACCCGGCGGCCGGTGGACCTGCGGCTGATGGACTGGCGCGAGGTCTACGAGGACTTCCCGGCGAAGACCCTGGAGTCCCAGGCCGGGCGCTGCATGAACTGCGGCATCCCGTTCTGCCACCAGGGCTGTCCGCTCGGGAATCTCATTCCCGAGTGGAACGACCTGGTCTACCGCCACGACTGGCGCGAGGCGATCGAGCGCCTGCACGCCACGAACAACTTCCCGGAGTTCACCGGGACGCTGTGCCCCGCCCCGTGCGAGGCGGCGTGCGTGCTGGCCATCAACGACGACGCGGTCACGATCAAGCAGGTCGAGATCGAGATCATCGACAAGGCGTGGGACGAGGGCTGGGTCACCCCGCAGGTGCCCGAGGTGAAGACCGGCAAGAAGGTCGCCGTCATCGGGTCGGGGCCGGCCGGGCTGGCCGCCGCCCAGCAGCTGACCCGGGTCGGGCACGAGGTCGTCGTGTTCGAGCGGGCCGACCGCATCGGCGGACTGCTGCGCTACGGCATCCCCGAGTTCAAGATGGAGAAGGCGCGCCTGGACCGGCGCCTGGAGCAGATGGTCGCCGAGGGCACCCATTTCCGGGCCTCGGTCGACGTCGGCACCGACGTCACCGTCGAGCAGCTGCGGGCCGACTTCGACGCGGTCGTCCTCGCGGGCGGTGCGACGGCGTGGCGAGACCTGCCCGCCGAGGGCCGCGACGCCGAGGGCGTCTACCAGGCGATGGAGTTCCTGCCGTGGGCCAACCACGTGCAGCAGGGCGACCTGGACGCGCCGCCGATCTCGGCCGAGGGCAAGGACGTCGTGATCATCGGCGGCGGTGACACCGGCGCCGACTGCCTGGGCACCTCGCACCGCCAGGGTGCGCGCTCGGTGACCCAGCTGGAGATCATGCCGACCCCGCCCGAGCAGCGCACCGACAACATGCCGTGGCCGACCTACCCGACGGTCTACCGGGTGTCCTCCGCGCACGAGGAGGGCGGCGACCGGCTGTTCTCGGTCAACACCACCGAGTTCGTGAAGGACGCCGACGGCAAGCTCGCCGGCATCCGGATCGTCGAGGTCAAGCGCGGGGACAACGGCTTCGAGCCCGTCGAGGGCACCGAGCAGGAGCTCCCCGCGCAGCTGGTGCTGCTCGCGATGGGCTTCGTCGGCCCGGAGAAGGGCGCCCTGCTGAACGACCTCGAGGTCGACCTGGACGAGCGCGGCAACGTCGCCCGCGACGACCGCTACATGTCCTCCGCCGACGGCGTGTTCGTCGCCGGTGACATGGGCCGCGGCCAGTCCCTGATCGTGTGGGCCATCTCCGAGGGCCGGTCCGCGGCCGCCGGGGTGGACGAGTACCTGACCGGGCGCACCGTGCTGCCACGCCCGATCGACCCCACCGACCGGCAGATCGCCTGA
- a CDS encoding Asp23/Gls24 family envelope stress response protein, whose amino-acid sequence MSGRTTVTVSDLAVARVAARRVRRVPGVAALMGDVAQTLLGLAADWLPRDPVPEELRVQGLVASVHGHEAEIRVTVGVRFGTHCAELAERVRREVTEEVATVCGLDARVRVTVADIALPA is encoded by the coding sequence ATGAGCGGGCGCACGACGGTCACCGTCTCCGACCTGGCCGTCGCACGGGTGGCGGCGCGGCGGGTCCGGCGGGTGCCGGGGGTGGCGGCGCTGATGGGCGACGTCGCGCAGACCCTGCTGGGGCTGGCCGCGGACTGGCTGCCCCGTGACCCGGTCCCCGAGGAACTGCGGGTGCAGGGCCTGGTCGCGTCGGTGCACGGGCACGAGGCCGAGATCCGGGTGACGGTCGGGGTGCGGTTCGGCACCCACTGCGCCGAGCTGGCCGAGCGGGTGCGCCGGGAGGTGACCGAGGAGGTCGCGACGGTCTGCGGCCTCGACGCCCGGGTGCGGGTGACCGTCGCCGACATCGCGCTGCCTGCCTGA
- a CDS encoding (2Fe-2S)-binding protein, translated as MTGGRVVEVLADVATIGPWFAVATPAASGTVRWADLYAAPVPGGPDPLGRRIGEVTTALGGDRRIGASVAVMGLAARIVSMPFATVALHGVLPSLGELRRDPGAADPWAPSLSAGPTGVATPDVADDPAGAADLLARELAATHLDPLYAAVAARAVVSPRVLRGNVVSSIGGAARVMEAMRRPDRRRYLALLDALADHPVLRGPLPSGATGRLLRLDDTDADTEWAFRRRSCCLYVRAPGGGTCGDCVLVGRA; from the coding sequence GTGACCGGCGGCCGGGTGGTGGAGGTACTCGCCGACGTCGCGACCATCGGTCCCTGGTTCGCGGTGGCGACACCCGCCGCCTCCGGGACCGTCCGGTGGGCCGACCTCTACGCCGCGCCGGTCCCCGGCGGCCCGGACCCGCTCGGCCGGCGGATCGGCGAGGTCACCACCGCGCTCGGCGGGGACCGGCGGATCGGGGCCTCGGTGGCGGTCATGGGGCTCGCGGCGCGGATCGTGTCGATGCCCTTCGCGACCGTGGCCCTGCACGGTGTGCTCCCGTCGCTCGGCGAGCTGCGCCGCGACCCCGGCGCCGCCGACCCGTGGGCGCCGAGCCTGTCCGCCGGGCCCACCGGCGTCGCCACCCCGGACGTCGCCGACGACCCGGCGGGCGCCGCGGACCTGCTCGCCCGCGAGCTCGCCGCCACCCACCTCGATCCGCTGTACGCCGCCGTCGCCGCCCGGGCCGTGGTGTCGCCGCGGGTACTGCGCGGCAACGTCGTGTCCTCGATCGGCGGGGCGGCACGGGTGATGGAGGCCATGCGACGCCCGGACCGGCGCCGCTATCTGGCCCTGCTCGACGCGCTCGCCGACCACCCGGTGCTGCGCGGGCCGCTGCCGTCGGGGGCCACCGGCCGGCTGCTCCGCCTCGACGACACCGACGCGGACACCGAGTGGGCGTTCCGGCGCCGCTCCTGCTGCCTCTACGTCCGCGCCCCCGGCGGCGGGACCTGCGGCGACTGCGTGCTCGTCGGCCGGGCCTGA
- a CDS encoding DUF2188 domain-containing protein — MADRHVKPVDDGWTVEKEDAQRPSARTSTQAEAITRAVEIIANDGGGNLVVYGTDGSVRERRSIDADADAGTATKAVASTTATAAGDTASKAAETTGKAADKIGADTRTTAKKVAGETGDSAAKAGETVKKGADKVAAEARKVDDQGKDPKKAGKAAAEAAKATGEQLAGNAQRTGKQVAGEVSSSAERSAATVKAVAEQGADSAVRTADRTARVSARVEDDLDDTGARLARRLYENGERAASQLDDFALRVYKPLNPIRFTSRVAAGAVATAFGVTGAVTSRAGKLFQRGTRKAAGR, encoded by the coding sequence ATGGCCGACCGCCACGTCAAGCCGGTCGACGACGGCTGGACCGTCGAGAAGGAAGACGCCCAGCGCCCGAGTGCCCGTACGAGCACCCAGGCCGAGGCCATCACCCGGGCGGTGGAGATCATCGCCAACGACGGCGGCGGCAACCTCGTCGTGTACGGCACCGACGGCTCGGTGCGCGAACGCCGCTCCATCGACGCCGACGCCGACGCCGGCACCGCCACGAAGGCCGTCGCGAGCACCACCGCCACCGCGGCCGGTGACACCGCGTCGAAGGCCGCCGAGACCACCGGCAAGGCCGCCGACAAGATCGGTGCCGACACGCGGACCACCGCCAAGAAGGTCGCCGGCGAGACCGGTGACAGCGCGGCGAAGGCCGGCGAGACCGTCAAGAAGGGCGCCGACAAGGTCGCCGCCGAAGCCCGCAAGGTCGACGACCAGGGCAAGGACCCGAAGAAGGCGGGCAAGGCCGCCGCCGAGGCCGCGAAGGCCACCGGCGAGCAGCTGGCCGGGAACGCCCAGCGCACCGGCAAGCAGGTCGCCGGCGAGGTGTCGTCGTCCGCGGAGCGGTCCGCCGCCACCGTCAAGGCCGTCGCCGAACAGGGTGCCGACTCCGCGGTGCGCACCGCGGACCGGACCGCGCGCGTGAGCGCCCGCGTCGAGGACGACCTGGACGACACCGGGGCCCGCCTGGCCCGCCGGCTCTACGAGAACGGCGAGCGGGCCGCCTCGCAGCTGGACGACTTCGCCCTGCGCGTCTACAAGCCGCTGAACCCGATCCGGTTCACCAGCCGCGTCGCCGCCGGGGCGGTCGCCACCGCGTTCGGGGTGACCGGTGCGGTCACCTCGCGTGCGGGCAAGCTGTTCCAGCGCGGGACCCGCAAGGCCGCAGGCCGCTGA
- a CDS encoding RNA polymerase sigma factor: protein MANAQVSGPPAARPPGPGVPSARPARVPSRAALDETTLVVRAQDGDVGAFEELARRHQNALFRVAVRVLGDATDAEDALQDALVDAWRRIGTFRGEAAFSTWMYRIVTHRCTALVRRRRRTEPLPTDDGPGAPADDRSPTPERAAEVDAEMAALSRAVASLPEDQRTAWVLRELEGLGYSEISQITGAGETAVRGRIHRARGALAERMRAWR, encoded by the coding sequence ATGGCGAACGCACAGGTCAGCGGCCCACCGGCCGCCAGGCCCCCGGGCCCCGGCGTGCCGTCGGCACGGCCGGCGCGGGTGCCGTCGCGGGCCGCGCTGGACGAGACCACGCTGGTCGTCCGGGCCCAGGACGGCGACGTCGGCGCGTTCGAGGAGCTGGCCCGCCGTCACCAGAACGCCCTGTTCCGGGTCGCGGTCCGGGTGCTCGGCGACGCCACCGACGCCGAGGACGCCCTGCAGGACGCGCTCGTCGACGCCTGGCGGCGGATCGGCACCTTCCGCGGCGAGGCGGCCTTCTCCACCTGGATGTACCGGATCGTCACCCACCGCTGCACCGCGCTGGTCCGGCGGCGGCGACGGACCGAACCGCTCCCGACCGACGACGGGCCCGGCGCCCCGGCCGACGACCGCTCCCCCACCCCGGAGCGGGCCGCCGAGGTGGACGCGGAGATGGCGGCCCTGTCGCGGGCCGTGGCGTCGCTGCCGGAGGACCAGCGCACGGCCTGGGTGCTGCGGGAGCTGGAGGGGCTGGGCTACAGCGAGATCTCGCAGATCACCGGGGCGGGTGAGACCGCCGTCCGCGGCCGGATCCACCGGGCGCGCGGGGCACTGGCGGAGAGGATGCGGGCATGGCGGTAG
- a CDS encoding DoxX family protein, translating to MTAPSPTRRMPVAAHRALWVLQILLGLFFVLASALPKFWGDPFAVAIFDGIGLGQWLRYVVGFLELAGGIGLCTRRSAVPAATGLVLLMVGAALTQAFVLHGGALVVTPLVLGALTAVIAVARRNETLTTPR from the coding sequence ATGACCGCCCCCTCCCCCACCCGTCGTATGCCGGTCGCCGCACATCGTGCGCTGTGGGTGCTGCAGATCCTGCTCGGCCTGTTCTTCGTCCTGGCCTCGGCGCTGCCGAAGTTCTGGGGCGACCCGTTCGCCGTCGCGATCTTCGACGGGATCGGCCTCGGCCAATGGCTGCGCTACGTCGTCGGGTTCCTCGAGCTGGCCGGCGGGATCGGCCTGTGCACCCGGCGCTCGGCCGTACCGGCCGCCACCGGGCTCGTCCTGCTGATGGTCGGTGCGGCGCTCACCCAGGCATTCGTCCTGCACGGCGGGGCGCTGGTCGTCACACCGCTGGTCCTCGGCGCCCTGACCGCCGTGATCGCGGTCGCGCGACGGAACGAGACGCTCACCACCCCTCGCTGA